In Cataglyphis hispanica isolate Lineage 1 chromosome 10, ULB_Chis1_1.0, whole genome shotgun sequence, a genomic segment contains:
- the LOC126852594 gene encoding elongation of very long chain fatty acids protein yields the protein MSSIMEWYRDVVDNKYDPRTNGWFLVSSPVPALTIVGTYLYFCVFAGPNYMKNKKPYDLKNTMIIYNFIQILLSLYLFYEGLMAGWLYEYNYICQPVDYLYKPSSIRMARAVYAYFICKLIELLDTVFFVLRKKDRQISFLHLYHHSMMPIVAWIGVKFFAGGHPTLLGVINAFIHIFMYTYYMLAAFGPHMQKYLWWKKYLTTMQIVQFIIIFFHNLQMLFTNCNFPKPLSFLLTINAGLFIYMFGSFYVNNYKNRKSKNKRSETTKD from the exons ATGTCGAGCATCATGGAGTGGTATAGAGATGTAGTAGACAACAAATATG ATCCGAGAACGAATGGATGGTTTCTGGTTTCTAGCCCTGTTCCAGCCCTAACGATTGTAGGGACGTACTTATACTTTTGCGTGTTCGCCGGACCGAATTACATGAAGAACAAGAAGCCATATGATTTAAAGAATACTatgataatttacaattttatccaGATTTTATTAAgcctttatctattttatgagGGCTTGATGGCCGGTTGGTTATACGAATACAATTATATCTGTCAACCGgtcgattatttatataaaccgAGCTCTATAAGG ATGGCCCGTGCTGTTTATGCGTATTTCATATGTAAGCTGATCGAGCTTCTCGACACTGTGTTCTTCGTGCTGCGCAAGAAGGATCGTCAAATCTCGTTTCTACACCTCTACCATCACTCGATGATGCCGATCGTTGCTTGGATCGGTGTCAAATTCTTCGCCGGCGGTCATCCGACCCTCCTCGGTGTCATCAACGCTTTCATTCACATTTTCATGTACACGTACTATATGCTGGCAGCATTTGGGCCGCATATGCAAAAGTACCTCTGGTGGAAAAAGTATTTGACCACTATGCAGATCGTGCagtttatcataatattcttCCACAATTTGCAGATGTTGTTTACCAATTGTAACTTCCCGAAGCCGCTTTCGTTCCTACTCACAATCAACGCCggcttatttatttacatgttCGGATCGTTCTATGtgaacaattataaaaatcgaaagtcGAAGAATAAACGATCAGAAACGACGAAAGACTAA